Proteins encoded by one window of Roseibium sp. Sym1:
- a CDS encoding Rieske 2Fe-2S domain-containing protein, giving the protein MSVQYMPVIWNRNKIVYDAVLLIAVALYLYVYIRVGPAFEDVTRPIDGAILRMRAFGSCAFLMLTVILCIGPLARLDRRFLPLLYNRRHFGVMTAVIAAVHANYVLGWYFNFSPTDQYVALLSSNTNYGQILGFPFEAFGIAALLILLVLAATSHDFWLSFLGAPIWKALHMFIYAAYACVVLHVALGALQGPGDPIFTALVAASVVLVSGLHFVTGRMEAKRDRGEQTAQASLQEQGWVIAGDLDEIDDTCAKVVTLSDDERVAIFKYDGKLSAITNACAHQNGPLGEGKVLWGCITCPWHGYQYNLADGRAPAPFTEKISTYRLKLVGSTILLDPNALPPGTHVNPIEFGGDS; this is encoded by the coding sequence ATGAGCGTTCAGTACATGCCGGTCATCTGGAACCGGAACAAGATCGTTTATGACGCCGTGCTGCTGATCGCCGTCGCGCTCTATCTTTACGTCTATATCCGCGTCGGCCCGGCCTTCGAGGATGTGACCAGGCCCATCGACGGCGCCATCCTGCGCATGCGCGCCTTCGGCAGCTGCGCGTTCCTGATGCTGACCGTGATCCTGTGCATCGGGCCGCTGGCCCGGCTCGACCGGCGTTTCCTGCCGCTGCTCTACAATCGACGCCATTTCGGCGTCATGACCGCAGTCATCGCCGCCGTCCATGCCAATTACGTGCTCGGCTGGTATTTCAACTTCTCGCCGACCGACCAGTATGTCGCCCTGCTGTCGTCCAACACGAATTACGGCCAGATCCTGGGCTTCCCCTTCGAGGCGTTCGGCATCGCGGCGCTGCTGATCCTGTTGGTGCTGGCGGCGACCAGCCATGATTTCTGGCTGAGCTTTCTGGGCGCGCCGATCTGGAAAGCGCTGCACATGTTCATCTACGCGGCCTATGCCTGCGTGGTGCTGCATGTCGCGCTCGGCGCTTTGCAGGGGCCGGGCGATCCAATTTTCACCGCGCTCGTCGCCGCCAGTGTCGTTCTGGTTTCCGGCCTGCATTTCGTCACCGGGCGCATGGAGGCGAAGCGCGATCGCGGCGAACAGACCGCGCAGGCTTCGCTGCAAGAGCAAGGCTGGGTCATTGCCGGCGATCTGGACGAGATCGACGACACCTGCGCCAAGGTGGTCACGCTCTCCGACGACGAGCGCGTGGCGATCTTCAAGTATGACGGCAAGCTGTCGGCCATCACCAATGCCTGTGCGCACCAGAACGGCCCGCTCGGCGAGGGCAAGGTGCTGTGGGGCTGTATCACCTGCCCCTGGCACGGCTACCAGTACAATCTTGCCGACGGCCGTGCTCCGGCGCCTTTCACCGAGAAGATCTCCACCTACCGGCTGAAGCTGGTCGGTTCGACCATCCTTCTGGACCCGAACGCCCTGCCACCCGGAACCCATGTCAACCCCATTGAATTCGGAGGGGACTCATGA
- a CDS encoding thiamine pyrophosphate-dependent enzyme, giving the protein MMDAQNLDWIKVGHTNDLAEGRVKTVTARTTSICLSHFDGQWAAMDNHCPHQRGPLGEGSIEKGTDGKCWIRCPWHGWDFDPLTGASPGGHEDSGQKLYPLKIEDGEIFVGLEPEPEHERTVTDVMAETMVNWGVRRVFGMVGHSNLGLADAIRLQVNQGNLGYVGIRHEGAAAFAASAYGKLTGRPAACLTIAGPGATNLLTGLWDAKVDRAPVLALTGQVQTQVFGPGAFQDIDLKSAFEAVSKFSQPVLSTSNHAELMSLALKTAIVERDVANLIFPDDVQTIPSGKPAAGPEGRMGGTEITPSPDDLAQAVEMINGAERPAMVLGYGAKNVRDKVIALAEKIGAPVMTTFKGKGLIADTHPLAAGVLGRSGTPIASWFMNEADLIISLGSSFANHTGIAPYKPIIQVDFERMQLGKFHPVSLPVWGEIGTFCEAIVDRVLKPGGAPDQREELVERWAIWREEKERRLTEDRGQGIHSAAVFKALTELCPEDAIIPVDVGNNTYSFGRYFEPRGQRILMSGYLGSIGFGLPAAIGAWCATQDFADYRGRKVISISGDGGFGQYAMEFTTAVKYGMNITHILLNNSELGKISKEQRSGEWPVWETGLTNPSFAAFARLCGGHGHRVTETAELKDAILDAINHDGPSLVEIITDADLV; this is encoded by the coding sequence ATGATGGACGCCCAGAATCTCGACTGGATCAAGGTCGGCCATACCAATGACCTGGCCGAGGGCCGGGTCAAGACGGTCACCGCCCGCACAACCTCGATCTGCCTGTCCCATTTCGACGGCCAATGGGCGGCGATGGACAATCACTGCCCGCATCAGCGCGGTCCGCTCGGCGAAGGTTCGATCGAAAAGGGCACGGACGGCAAATGCTGGATCCGCTGTCCCTGGCACGGCTGGGATTTCGACCCGCTGACCGGCGCGTCCCCGGGCGGTCACGAGGACAGCGGCCAGAAACTCTACCCGCTGAAGATCGAGGACGGCGAGATCTTCGTCGGTCTCGAACCGGAACCGGAGCATGAGCGCACGGTCACCGATGTCATGGCCGAGACCATGGTCAACTGGGGTGTCCGGCGCGTCTTCGGCATGGTCGGTCATTCCAACCTGGGTCTGGCCGACGCCATACGGCTCCAGGTGAACCAGGGCAATCTCGGCTATGTCGGCATCCGCCACGAGGGGGCCGCCGCCTTCGCTGCCTCCGCCTATGGCAAGCTCACCGGCCGGCCCGCCGCCTGCCTGACCATTGCCGGGCCCGGTGCCACCAATCTCCTTACCGGCCTGTGGGATGCCAAGGTTGACCGCGCACCAGTGCTCGCCCTGACCGGGCAGGTCCAGACCCAGGTCTTCGGGCCAGGTGCCTTTCAGGACATCGACCTGAAATCGGCCTTCGAGGCGGTGTCGAAATTCTCCCAGCCGGTGCTGTCGACCTCCAACCACGCGGAGCTGATGTCGCTGGCGCTGAAGACCGCAATCGTCGAACGCGACGTCGCCAACCTGATCTTCCCGGACGATGTCCAGACGATCCCCAGCGGCAAGCCCGCCGCCGGCCCGGAAGGCCGGATGGGCGGAACGGAAATCACGCCGTCACCGGATGATCTCGCCCAAGCCGTGGAGATGATCAATGGCGCCGAGCGTCCGGCCATGGTCCTTGGCTATGGCGCCAAGAATGTCCGTGACAAGGTGATCGCGCTTGCCGAGAAGATCGGCGCGCCGGTTATGACCACCTTCAAGGGCAAGGGCTTGATCGCGGACACCCATCCTCTTGCTGCCGGGGTGCTCGGCCGGTCGGGAACCCCGATCGCGAGCTGGTTCATGAACGAGGCCGACCTGATCATTTCGCTCGGCTCCTCCTTTGCCAACCACACCGGGATCGCGCCCTACAAGCCGATCATCCAGGTCGATTTCGAGCGCATGCAGCTTGGCAAGTTCCATCCCGTCTCCCTGCCGGTCTGGGGCGAGATCGGCACCTTTTGCGAGGCCATTGTAGACCGGGTACTGAAACCGGGCGGCGCACCCGACCAGAGGGAAGAACTCGTCGAGCGATGGGCGATCTGGCGCGAGGAGAAGGAACGCCGGCTGACGGAAGACCGTGGCCAGGGCATTCATTCGGCCGCCGTCTTCAAGGCACTCACCGAACTCTGCCCGGAGGACGCGATCATCCCGGTCGATGTCGGCAACAACACCTATTCCTTCGGCCGCTATTTCGAGCCGCGCGGCCAGCGCATCCTGATGTCGGGCTATCTCGGCTCCATCGGCTTCGGCCTGCCGGCCGCCATCGGCGCCTGGTGTGCGACGCAGGATTTCGCCGATTACAGGGGCCGGAAGGTGATCTCGATATCCGGTGACGGCGGCTTCGGCCAATACGCCATGGAATTCACCACGGCAGTGAAATACGGCATGAATATCACTCATATACTTCTGAACAATTCCGAGCTCGGCAAGATCTCCAAGGAACAGCGCTCCGGCGAATGGCCCGTCTGGGAAACCGGCCTCACCAATCCGTCCTTCGCCGCCTTCGCCCGCCTGTGCGGCGGTCACGGCCACAGGGTGACGGAGACTGCGGAGCTGAAGGACGCCATCCTTGACGCCATCAATCACGACGGCCCGTCCCTGGTGGAAATCATCACCGACGCGGACCTGGTGTGA
- a CDS encoding alpha/beta fold hydrolase gives MNDNLLHIRNEGTGRPLVLIHGWSCPGRFFQPQIQVLRDHARCIVPDLPGHGRTAGRLPLSIASAADAVYSTLADRELEDIVLVGWSMGALVSYALIERYGADRISSFVAVDMSPKVLNAPDWSNGTLNGLNAELNKHFLDGMVADWPKLPGRIARRLFAADCEPAADLVAFARQEIAAGDPEMLRPMWASLTAQDFRPLLQDFPVPFHLAAGLKSQLYGAGVHAWHADNVPDYHFHGFEDSGHVPHMEEPEKFNDLLLGLVRE, from the coding sequence GTGAACGACAATTTGCTGCATATCCGCAATGAAGGAACCGGGCGGCCGCTGGTCCTGATCCATGGCTGGTCCTGTCCGGGACGGTTCTTCCAGCCGCAGATCCAGGTGCTGAGGGACCATGCGCGCTGTATCGTTCCCGACCTTCCCGGACATGGCCGGACGGCCGGCCGCCTGCCGCTCAGCATTGCTTCGGCGGCGGACGCGGTCTATTCCACGCTGGCGGACCGGGAACTCGAGGACATCGTTCTTGTCGGCTGGTCCATGGGCGCGCTGGTTTCCTATGCGCTGATCGAGCGTTATGGTGCCGACCGGATCTCCAGCTTCGTAGCGGTCGACATGTCGCCCAAGGTGCTCAATGCACCGGACTGGTCCAACGGCACGCTGAACGGCCTCAATGCCGAACTCAACAAGCATTTTCTCGACGGCATGGTCGCCGACTGGCCGAAACTGCCGGGCCGGATCGCACGCAGGCTGTTTGCGGCCGATTGTGAGCCGGCCGCTGATCTGGTCGCCTTCGCGCGCCAGGAAATTGCCGCCGGAGATCCCGAAATGCTGCGGCCGATGTGGGCCTCGCTGACCGCGCAGGATTTCCGCCCGCTCCTGCAAGACTTTCCCGTCCCCTTTCATCTGGCCGCCGGGCTGAAGAGCCAGCTCTACGGCGCGGGCGTCCACGCCTGGCACGCCGACAACGTGCCCGACTATCATTTCCACGGCTTCGAGGACTCCGGCCACGTCCCGCACATGGAAGAGCCGGAAAAGTTCAACGATCTGCTGCTGGGTCTGGTGCGGGAATAA